AACAGCGCTCATCAACATGGCGGTGAATGCCCGCGACGCGATGGGCGGCGAGGGCACGCTGATCCTGCGTCTGCAGGGCGGTGGGCCGATGCCCGCCATCCGGGGCCACGCCGGCTCTCGGCATACCTTCGCGGCGGTCTCGCTCTCCGATACCGGCATCGGAATCGCACCGGAGGTGTTACCGCGCATCTTCGAGCCCTTTTTCACCACCAAGGACATCGGCAAGGGGACTGGGCTGGGCTTGTCCCAGGTGTTCGGCTTCGCGAAGCAGTCGGGCGGCGACGTCGATGTGACCAGCCGGCTCCGCCAGGGCACGACTTTCACCCTCTATCTGCCGCAGGTGCAGGCTGCGCCGGAGATCGCGCACGATGCCCCGCGCGAGGAGCGGGCCGTCGATAGCGGGAACCTGTGCATCCTCGTGGTGGAGGACAACGTCGAGGTCGGGCGCTTCGCGACGCAGATTCTGGAGGATCTCGGGCACGCGACGGTTTGGGCGACGAACGCCGAGGAGGCTCTCTTGGAGATCGAGAGGATCCCGTTCCGGTTCGACGCAGTATTCTCCGACGTCGTCATGCCGGGCATGGGCGGGGTCGCGCTCGCCCGGGAACTGGAACGGCGTTTGCCGGACCTGCCCGTGGTGCTCACCTCCGGCTACAGCCATGTGCTGGCGGAGGAAGGGGTTCACGGCTTCGACCTGATCCAGAAACCCTATTCGGTGGAGCAGCTCTCCCGCGTGCTGCGCAAGGTTGTCGGGAAAGGGCGCCGGGGCTTCCGCGCGTCGAAGCGGTAGCGCACGTGTCGGAGATTTCCGCTCAGCGTGTGCCGTACATGCGGTCCCCGGCGTCGCCGAGGCCGGGGACAATATAGCCGTGGTCGTTCAGGTGGCTATCGATGGCGGCGGTCCAAACTGGAACATCGGGATGGGCCGCCTGAAACTTCGCAAGGCCTTCCGGCGCGGCCAGGAGGCAGACGAAACGCAAGTCCGAGGCACCCCGCGCCTTCAGCCGGTCGAGGGCCGCGATGGCGGAGTTCGCGGTGGCGAGCATCGGATCGAGGACCAGCACGGTGCGGTCGGCAAGGTCTGATGGTGCCTTGAAGTAGTATTCCACCGCTTCCAGGGTGTCGGGATCGCGGAAAAGGCCAATATGCGCCACACGGGCCGAGGGAACGAGCGAGAGCATACCGTCGAGGAAGCCGACGCCGGCGCGAAGGATCGGCGCCAGGACGAGCTTCTTACCCTGGATCTGCCGCCCCTCCATCGGCTGCAGCGGCGTCTCAATGGTGACCGGCTCGAGTGGCAGATCCCGCGTCACCTCGTAGGCTAGGAGCATGCCGATCTCGTTCAGGATCTGGCGAAAACCCTTGGTCGAGCGGTTTTTGTCGCGCAGATAAGTGAGCTTGTGTTGCACAAGCGGGTGATCCACCACGGTGACCCGACCCGTCGGCATGTCCACATTCTCCGCTCCCGTTTGTTGGAGCAATGCCGGAGCGCCCGGCGTGGTGCAACTTGTACGCTGCGCGACTTCGCGTCCAAAAGCGGCAGGGCTTGCGATCGATCTTGCTCACCAGCCCGGACGATGGTCGTTCGGGTTCGCAGAGGGATGCGCTGACCCATGCGACTCCAAGGTAGATCTGCGCAGCGTGTGCGGAGCGAAAAAGATTTGAGGGCGGAGCGAACCACCGGAGCAAGCATTGAAGCAATGTTTTTTAGATTATAATTGTATAATAGATCCAGCTTATCTATTGTAAATGATATTTTAGGCTATAGATATGTTAATAAAATAAATGATTGTTATGTTATAACAGTTGGTGTAGCTAGAAATTGTTTGACTCAGATTTTCACCGGGATATAAAATCGACCTTGGCCAATGTTTTGGATCAGGCAGGTTCATCGCGCAATGCAAACAGGCCATCAGTAAGCACCATAGCCCATCAATATTGACCGGCATGAGCAATGCATTTGCGTCTTTCCCTCAAGACAACTCTCTCACTCCTCTTTGCATTGCTGGCATTGATCTCCGCCGTTCAGGGCGGCCTATCGCTCCGTGAGTTGGCCGGCATCCGTGAGGCGACCACCGCCGTCGCTACGAACTGGATCCCGTTCCTCGAAAAGGTCAGCACGATCGAGATCGCGGCCTCCGAGGTGCGCATCAAGCAGTACCGGCTCGTCCTGCTCTCGGAAAACCCGGAGCACCGCGCGCGGAACGAGACTAATCTCGCCGCGACCCATGATCGGCTGGGCGAGGCGCGACGCGCCTACGAACCTCTGATCACCACGGCGGACGAACGCGCCTCCTACGACGCGTTCGCCCAGTCCTGGGCCAAGTTCGAGCACGTGGATGCCGAGGTGCGCCGGCTCGTGGCAGCGGACCATCGGCCTGAGGCGTTGGCGGTCCTCAGCAGTCCGGACACCGTGACCCTGTACGATACTGCCCGGGCCACGCTCGCGCGGCTCGTCGCGCACGACGAGAAGGCCGCCGCCGAGGATGCCGACAGCGCGATGATGCGCACCAACCGTGCCTCCGTGACCGCCTCGGTCGGGATCATCCTCTCGATCATCGCGGCCCTGGGCGCCGCAATATTCGGGCTGATGCGGATCTCCCGGCCGATCGCGGCGATGACCTCCGCCATGTCGATGCTCGCCGAGGGTGAAGCCGGAATCGACATTCCGTCTCGGGACAGTCGCAACGAGGTCGGCGCAATGGCGGCAGCCGTGCAGGTATTCAAGGACAACCTGATCCGGACGCAGAAGCTCGAAGCCGAGGCTGAAGAGGCACGTCGCGTCGCCGAATCGCAGCGTCGGGCCGGCATGCGTGAGACGGCTGATCGGTTCGCGGCCGCCGTCAGTGGCATCATCGCTCGCGTCTCGGCCTCGGCGACCGAATTGCAGGCTACCGCCGAAATCATGACGCAGACCGCCAACCAGACCGCCAGCCAGACGACCAATGTTGCCGCAGCCGCCGAGCAGGCGGCGAGCAACGTCAACACGGTGTCGGCTGCGGCCGAAGAACTGGGAACGTCGGTGCAGGAAATTGGACGGCAGGTGGATGGATCGGCCAAGCTCGCCCAGGCGGCGGTCGAGGAGGCCGACCATACGGGCGCATTGGTACTGGAACTGAATACCGCGGTCGCCAAGATCGGGGACGTGGCAGGCCTGATCTCGAACATCGCCGGTCAGACGAACCTGCTGGCTCTCAACGCCACGATCGAGGCCGCCCGCGCAGGCGACGCCGGCCGGGGGTTCGCCGTCGTCGCCGCCGAGGTGAAGGCACTGGCCGAGCAGACCGCCAGGGCCACCGAAGAGATCGGCGCACAGATCGCCCGGGTCGAGGCTTCCACCGAGGAAGCCGTGAGCGCCATCGGCGCGATCACGTCCCGCATCCGCGAGATCAACGCTGTCGCGACTTCCATTGCCGCCGCCGTGGAGCAACAGGGCGCGGCCACACACGAGATCGTGCGGAATGTCGGTCAGGCGGCGCAGGGAACGGCCGAGGTGACCGGTAACATCGTCAGCGTCGCGGGGGCGACCGAAGCGACTGGTCGGGCGGCCGGCCAAGTCCTCGCTGAAGCCGCCCGGCTTTCGGAGCAATCCGAGAACCTGACGTCCGAAGTCGATCGCTTCCTCGAAACGCTTCGGGCCGCCTGACGATTCTGCCGCTTTGCCCCAATCCGTGCGAAGCCCTGCCTGCGTCAACGCCTGGAACGAGACATGGATGTCGTGAGCGGCGCAAGCCGGTCGCGCTTCGGCGCGGCTTGCGCGAATCGACCTTCGGTCACAACGATTAGCGGATCGGTCCGGGCCGCGTGGCCCGGACCACTGGTCGCTGCAGCGTCAGACGGTGCGGCTCTCGCCGCCCTCATTCCGGCGCTTGGCCATAAAGGCGTCGAACTGCTCGCGGTCCTTGGCCCGCTTCAGTTCTTCGACGAACTCCGCGAAGGCGCGGCTCTCCTCTTCCAGCGCTCGACGCTGTGCCTCAAGGCGATCGAGTTCGGCACGGCGATAGGCATCAAACGCCGCATTGCCGGTGCTGTCGCGACGGTTCGCGGCCTCGAAGGCGCGGGCGAACCTGGAAGCCGGGCGGGACGCCTCAAAATCGGAGACGGCGCGCCGCGCTTGGTCGCGCAATTCGGCGAAGGCCGGATAGCCGGCGAATTTCCAGGCGACGAGGGCAAGGCCGATCGGCCACCAGTAGATAAACCCGACGACGATGGCGCCGATCTCCAGCGAGCGGCGCGGGAACGGGCCAGACCGGCAGAGCCGGCCACTCGCCCAGGAAGAGGAGGATTGTGAGGTCACGGCTGTGCTCCACGGTTCATGTGAACGCGGTTAACATGCGTGTGGCCGCAGGGCCTTTCAAGGCCGCCCGGACTCGGAACCTTGCGTGCTGGACCGCGCCGCGCCGTGGACTAGGGCAAGGACACCGGCGCGGAGAAGCTCGTACTTGTCGGGGAAGCCCGGTCCGCGCGGTAGGTGTCCAGCCGCGGAGAGCGTCGCTAAGCCGTGGGCGAGCGCCCACACTTCGAGGGCGATGAAGCGGGGGCGACGCCGCCGAACCCGTCCGTGAAGGTCGCCTGTAGCGCCTCGACCAGCAGGTCGAAGGGGCTCGGACGGGCGGCTTGCCTGTCCGGGCTCGGTGAGTGCTCGTGGCCACCCGGATCTTGGCCGCCGCGCGTCTCAAAGATGGCTGCGTAATAGGCGGGCTCCTCCTCGGCGAAGGCGAGATAGGTCTCGCCCATGCGGGTGAACCGCTCCAGTGGTGTGCCGCGCGAGGTCAGGGCGCGTGCCAACCGGGACGCGAGTTCCGCGAAGCCGCGGCCGGCGAGTTCCTCCAGCAGAGCCTCGCGCCCGCGGAAGTGGCGATACAGGGCGGCCGGCGTCACGCCGACAAGGCGCGCGGCGTCTACCAACGTGAAGCCTCCGATCCCGCGCTCAGCGATGAAT
The sequence above is drawn from the Methylobacterium mesophilicum SR1.6/6 genome and encodes:
- the upp gene encoding uracil phosphoribosyltransferase gives rise to the protein MPTGRVTVVDHPLVQHKLTYLRDKNRSTKGFRQILNEIGMLLAYEVTRDLPLEPVTIETPLQPMEGRQIQGKKLVLAPILRAGVGFLDGMLSLVPSARVAHIGLFRDPDTLEAVEYYFKAPSDLADRTVLVLDPMLATANSAIAALDRLKARGASDLRFVCLLAAPEGLAKFQAAHPDVPVWTAAIDSHLNDHGYIVPGLGDAGDRMYGTR
- a CDS encoding methyl-accepting chemotaxis protein; the encoded protein is MHLRLSLKTTLSLLFALLALISAVQGGLSLRELAGIREATTAVATNWIPFLEKVSTIEIAASEVRIKQYRLVLLSENPEHRARNETNLAATHDRLGEARRAYEPLITTADERASYDAFAQSWAKFEHVDAEVRRLVAADHRPEALAVLSSPDTVTLYDTARATLARLVAHDEKAAAEDADSAMMRTNRASVTASVGIILSIIAALGAAIFGLMRISRPIAAMTSAMSMLAEGEAGIDIPSRDSRNEVGAMAAAVQVFKDNLIRTQKLEAEAEEARRVAESQRRAGMRETADRFAAAVSGIIARVSASATELQATAEIMTQTANQTASQTTNVAAAAEQAASNVNTVSAAAEELGTSVQEIGRQVDGSAKLAQAAVEEADHTGALVLELNTAVAKIGDVAGLISNIAGQTNLLALNATIEAARAGDAGRGFAVVAAEVKALAEQTARATEEIGAQIARVEASTEEAVSAIGAITSRIREINAVATSIAAAVEQQGAATHEIVRNVGQAAQGTAEVTGNIVSVAGATEATGRAAGQVLAEAARLSEQSENLTSEVDRFLETLRAA
- a CDS encoding DUF2852 domain-containing protein; protein product: MTSQSSSSWASGRLCRSGPFPRRSLEIGAIVVGFIYWWPIGLALVAWKFAGYPAFAELRDQARRAVSDFEASRPASRFARAFEAANRRDSTGNAAFDAYRRAELDRLEAQRRALEEESRAFAEFVEELKRAKDREQFDAFMAKRRNEGGESRTV